One genomic region from Lujinxingia vulgaris encodes:
- a CDS encoding serine/threonine protein kinase, protein MLTLKDGRYHCSEILGEGSMGRTYLATDHHSGQTVALKALYPSRLATLKDFELFEREARILQQLDHPRIPAYIDAFCEGEGDAVCYYIVQAYAGGGDLRELLDSDTRFDEERLLELMIALAEILDYLHSQEPAVVHRDLKPANIIMCDQGKTPTLVDFGAVREVVRLTMGGGSTIIGTFGYMPPEQLMGRALPASDLYSLGITSLECLTRRTPSDLHGEDAAAMIEELNGVSTDLKRVLRRLCAPRIDERYPSAKDLLQDLQQLKSAQTLIHIDRLERDIARRQREREKALVNATGTAVTFLAGIIGFIVVAAGFVGAILVLREMLTNLELPIIAAMAVSIVGMFIPLVILGARYIRDAWQPPPSNWLKLKGTFTGITSAPSAEGNQTFYYLNYTFEHRGQPFENKITLAATSTNPFRRSDEIIERMSRLHDLAGTEFDVFVDPANPHNHLNIEFYDDKQNFVEPVHHFDPNHVHHPA, encoded by the coding sequence ATGCTCACCCTCAAAGACGGTCGCTACCACTGCAGCGAGATCCTGGGCGAAGGCTCGATGGGCCGCACCTACCTGGCCACCGACCACCACAGCGGCCAGACGGTCGCGCTTAAAGCCCTCTACCCCTCTCGCCTGGCCACCCTCAAAGACTTTGAGCTCTTTGAGCGCGAGGCCCGCATCCTCCAGCAGCTCGACCACCCGCGCATCCCCGCCTACATCGACGCGTTCTGCGAGGGGGAGGGCGACGCGGTCTGTTATTATATCGTGCAGGCCTACGCCGGCGGGGGCGATCTACGCGAACTTCTCGACAGCGACACCCGTTTTGATGAGGAGCGCCTCCTGGAGCTGATGATCGCCCTGGCCGAGATCCTCGACTACCTGCACAGCCAGGAGCCGGCGGTGGTCCACCGCGACTTAAAGCCGGCCAACATCATCATGTGCGATCAGGGCAAGACCCCCACCCTGGTGGACTTCGGCGCGGTGCGCGAGGTGGTGCGCCTGACCATGGGAGGCGGCTCCACCATCATCGGCACCTTTGGCTATATGCCGCCGGAGCAGCTGATGGGCCGCGCGCTGCCCGCAAGCGACCTCTACTCCCTGGGCATCACCTCATTGGAATGCCTGACCCGACGCACCCCCTCCGATCTTCACGGCGAAGACGCCGCGGCCATGATCGAAGAACTCAACGGCGTCTCCACCGACCTCAAACGCGTGCTGCGCCGCCTCTGCGCCCCCCGCATCGACGAGCGCTACCCCTCGGCAAAAGATCTTCTCCAGGATCTCCAGCAGCTCAAAAGCGCCCAGACGCTCATCCATATTGACAGGCTTGAGCGCGACATCGCCCGCCGCCAGCGCGAGCGCGAAAAAGCTCTGGTCAACGCCACCGGCACCGCGGTGACCTTTCTGGCCGGTATCATCGGCTTTATCGTGGTGGCGGCCGGCTTTGTCGGCGCCATCCTCGTGTTACGCGAGATGCTCACCAACCTGGAGCTGCCCATCATCGCCGCGATGGCCGTGAGCATCGTGGGCATGTTCATTCCCCTGGTCATCCTGGGCGCCCGTTATATCCGCGACGCCTGGCAGCCCCCGCCGTCCAACTGGCTCAAGCTCAAGGGCACCTTCACCGGCATCACCAGCGCACCTTCAGCCGAGGGCAACCAGACCTTCTATTACCTCAACTACACCTTTGAGCATCGCGGGCAGCCCTTCGAAAACAAGATCACCCTGGCTGCCACCAGCACCAACCCCTTTCGTCGCAGCGACGAGATCATTGAGCGGATGAGCCGCCTCCACGATTTGGCCGGCACCGAGTTCGACGTCTTCGTCGACCCGGCCAACCCGCACAACCACCTCAACATTGAGTTCTACGACGACAAGCAGAACTTCGTGGAGCCGGTCCATCACTTCGACCCGAACCACGTTCACCACCCGGCTTAA
- a CDS encoding response regulator has protein sequence MANDTILIVDADTKSQKVLEVSFKKAGYRVVLTDAIARAHELIEAAPPALIISETTLPDGDGLEFCADLKIAPETEQIPFIFLTEERSITEKMRSFELGADDYLTKPVYIKEITTRAELLIQRRAKEQLSGAERDEMQGNLRDITMIDLLQLIEQEQRSGSVRIRRGSRLAAVFFREGNLLDAVCGKLQGEDAIYRIMLWPEGDFVVRYHDTDQRTDHIEKDASELLLEGLKRVDRFGELMSIMPPLERVYEADYQRLPALLAHLPAEVERLVRLFDGYRRMRDVIDDSPLDDVTTLQIILKLVDEDILHEVIPAAGQPAPSEPSPSNLDDWLRTPSGRVAAPADDPSQSDEEEFSDSTDRISKPAVGDIERAMAAAGDEIDTEELPRQPGEGDEPRQGSGGGHWKFHWDEGEERPNTEEIPAADLEEPASESDFPDTHAEGLRELEDQERRRREAEARHLAEQKEAMERAQSQPVPTAEFDAPTSEELPPEPLEDREVPAGDATGELYVADLLAQKPPAGRQRIPTPSASPAQALAIDEPLPNASGADAFAPDSAGDPLSDDDLFGDDNAFNDTDDDAFGLFDDEPEGTLPGVGEEHAPTHPHDTERSERETAKIRIPDEIKRARDEARKAREDDAELQAQALEDTDAHDDEPAADTPAEPEAADDDAFANPDFAPEVNLEEMSEPEPLDTSHSDENAEPQPTENTEESNTATLPAVQRHSADNTIVSTEYTLKKRRASGTTAPGSAFEDDEPTPAPMIDPSTAHTSLEEGDAPQPQDADARAKQVDTDPDLDTYLAEKNTESEHQNESEHQHEDQDQHEDQDQNEDQDQNENEDQNENEDQDQNEDQDQHEDQDQHEDQDQHEDQDQHEDQDQHEDQDQHEDQDQHEDQDQHEDQDQHKDQDQNEDQDQNENESESESESKPVSTLTDADHTPNARPRVQLGGALSEASFFQKGENLHEYDDLGEELAGESKSWKLWVIVAAIMALVAITLVAMQMSSGPEPADAIPEEVASAEEPEPEPEEPAVEVEEPQAGGEVAQDEEPTGLDLDQALARARLEGMSAEAAAVELASERAASDAAAPSAEDQAAEEAAAAEVAAAQEQPAEEAAPANAAVAPEEQELRAAETTPAPDRETTVNEDIQRLRTMVQRERIDEALPLARDLSKRAPNNRQVAFLHGQAALYDGKNSEAIENLTRAERLGMRTGAFYLELATAYQLAGRRDQAKGAYEKFLEIEPEGQSADEVRAILESQF, from the coding sequence GTGGCGAACGATACCATCCTCATTGTCGATGCGGACACCAAGTCCCAGAAGGTCCTGGAGGTCAGCTTCAAGAAGGCCGGCTATCGCGTCGTCCTGACCGACGCTATCGCCCGCGCCCACGAGCTCATTGAGGCTGCTCCACCCGCGCTGATCATCAGCGAGACGACGCTGCCTGACGGCGACGGCCTGGAGTTCTGCGCCGACTTAAAGATCGCGCCCGAGACCGAGCAGATCCCCTTTATCTTTCTGACCGAAGAGCGCTCCATCACCGAGAAGATGCGCTCCTTTGAGCTGGGCGCTGACGATTATCTGACCAAGCCGGTCTACATCAAAGAGATCACCACCCGCGCCGAGCTGCTGATCCAGCGCCGCGCCAAAGAGCAGCTCAGCGGCGCGGAGCGCGATGAGATGCAGGGCAACCTGCGCGACATCACCATGATCGACCTGCTCCAGCTCATCGAGCAGGAGCAGCGCTCGGGCTCGGTGCGCATCCGCCGCGGCTCGCGCCTGGCGGCGGTCTTCTTTCGCGAGGGCAACCTCCTCGACGCGGTCTGCGGCAAGCTCCAGGGTGAAGACGCCATCTACCGCATCATGCTCTGGCCCGAGGGCGACTTCGTGGTCCGCTACCACGACACCGACCAGCGCACCGACCATATCGAAAAGGACGCCTCCGAGCTTTTGCTCGAAGGACTTAAGCGCGTCGACCGCTTCGGCGAATTGATGAGCATTATGCCACCCCTGGAGCGGGTCTATGAGGCGGATTACCAGCGATTGCCGGCGCTGCTCGCCCATCTCCCGGCCGAGGTCGAGCGCCTGGTGCGCCTCTTCGACGGCTACCGTCGCATGCGCGACGTCATCGACGACAGCCCGCTTGATGATGTGACCACCCTGCAGATCATCTTAAAGCTCGTCGACGAAGACATTCTCCACGAGGTCATCCCGGCAGCCGGCCAGCCGGCGCCCTCGGAGCCCTCCCCCTCCAACCTCGACGACTGGCTTCGCACCCCCTCGGGCCGCGTGGCGGCGCCGGCCGACGATCCTTCGCAGAGCGACGAAGAGGAGTTCTCCGACTCCACCGACCGCATCAGCAAACCGGCCGTCGGCGATATTGAGCGCGCCATGGCGGCAGCCGGCGACGAGATCGACACCGAGGAGCTCCCCCGACAGCCCGGCGAGGGCGACGAGCCTCGCCAGGGCTCCGGCGGCGGCCACTGGAAGTTCCACTGGGACGAGGGCGAAGAGCGCCCCAACACCGAAGAGATCCCCGCCGCGGATCTCGAAGAGCCCGCCTCCGAGAGCGATTTCCCCGACACCCACGCCGAAGGTCTGCGCGAGCTCGAAGATCAAGAACGGCGACGCCGCGAGGCCGAGGCCCGCCACCTCGCCGAACAAAAAGAAGCCATGGAGCGCGCGCAATCTCAGCCGGTGCCCACCGCCGAGTTCGACGCGCCCACCTCCGAGGAGCTCCCGCCCGAACCTCTCGAAGATCGCGAAGTCCCCGCCGGCGACGCCACCGGCGAGCTCTACGTGGCCGATCTTCTGGCCCAGAAGCCCCCGGCCGGCCGCCAGCGCATCCCCACCCCCAGCGCCTCGCCGGCCCAGGCGCTGGCGATCGATGAGCCGCTGCCTAACGCCTCCGGCGCTGACGCTTTTGCCCCCGACTCCGCCGGCGATCCCTTAAGCGACGACGACCTCTTCGGCGACGACAACGCCTTTAACGACACCGACGACGACGCCTTCGGCCTCTTCGACGACGAACCCGAAGGCACCCTTCCCGGTGTCGGTGAGGAGCACGCCCCCACCCATCCCCACGACACCGAGCGCAGCGAACGCGAGACCGCCAAGATCCGCATCCCCGACGAGATCAAACGCGCCCGCGACGAGGCCCGAAAGGCCCGCGAAGACGACGCCGAGCTTCAGGCCCAGGCCCTCGAAGACACCGACGCCCACGACGACGAACCCGCCGCTGACACCCCCGCCGAACCCGAAGCCGCCGACGACGACGCCTTCGCCAACCCGGACTTCGCCCCCGAGGTCAACCTCGAGGAGATGTCCGAACCCGAGCCCCTCGACACCTCACACAGCGACGAAAACGCAGAGCCGCAACCCACTGAAAACACAGAAGAATCCAACACAGCCACCCTGCCCGCAGTCCAGCGTCACAGCGCCGACAACACCATCGTCTCCACCGAATACACCCTCAAAAAGCGTCGCGCCTCCGGCACCACCGCACCCGGCTCCGCCTTCGAAGACGACGAGCCCACCCCCGCTCCGATGATCGACCCCAGCACCGCCCACACCTCCCTCGAGGAGGGCGATGCCCCCCAACCTCAGGACGCCGACGCCCGCGCCAAACAGGTCGATACCGACCCCGACCTCGACACCTACCTCGCCGAAAAGAACACCGAGAGCGAGCACCAGAACGAGTCCGAGCACCAGCACGAGGACCAGGACCAGCACGAGGACCAGGACCAGAACGAGGACCAGGACCAGAACGAGAACGAGGACCAGAACGAGAACGAGGACCAGGACCAGAACGAGGACCAGGACCAGCACGAGGACCAGGACCAGCACGAGGACCAGGACCAGCACGAGGACCAGGACCAGCACGAGGACCAGGACCAGCACGAGGACCAGGACCAGCACGAGGACCAGGACCAGCACGAGGACCAGGACCAGCACGAGGACCAGGACCAGCACAAGGACCAGGACCAGAACGAGGACCAGGACCAGAACGAGAACGAGTCCGAGTCTGAGTCCGAATCCAAACCCGTCTCCACCCTCACCGACGCCGACCACACCCCCAACGCTCGCCCCCGCGTGCAGCTGGGCGGCGCGCTCTCCGAGGCCTCGTTCTTTCAGAAGGGCGAAAACCTCCATGAATACGACGATCTTGGCGAGGAACTGGCCGGAGAGTCGAAGAGCTGGAAGTTGTGGGTGATCGTCGCGGCGATCATGGCGCTTGTGGCCATCACGCTGGTAGCGATGCAGATGTCGTCGGGCCCGGAGCCGGCCGACGCGATCCCGGAGGAGGTGGCCAGCGCCGAGGAGCCCGAACCTGAGCCTGAGGAGCCTGCGGTCGAAGTGGAGGAGCCTCAAGCTGGCGGGGAGGTCGCTCAAGACGAAGAGCCCACCGGCCTTGATCTCGATCAGGCTCTGGCCCGCGCGCGCCTCGAAGGCATGTCGGCCGAAGCCGCCGCCGTGGAGCTCGCCAGCGAGCGCGCCGCCAGCGACGCCGCCGCGCCCTCGGCCGAAGATCAGGCCGCCGAAGAAGCCGCCGCTGCCGAAGTGGCCGCCGCACAGGAGCAACCCGCCGAGGAGGCTGCCCCTGCAAACGCGGCTGTGGCCCCCGAGGAACAAGAACTTCGCGCCGCTGAGACCACCCCGGCCCCTGACCGCGAGACCACGGTCAACGAAGACATCCAACGCCTGCGCACCATGGTCCAGCGCGAGCGTATTGATGAGGCCCTTCCCCTGGCCCGCGATTTGAGCAAGCGCGCCCCCAACAACCGCCAGGTCGCCTTCCTGCACGGTCAGGCCGCCCTCTACGACGGCAAAAACTCCGAGGCCATCGAAAACCTCACCCGCGCCGAGCGGCTGGGCATGCGCACCGGCGCCTTCTACCTGGAGCTCGCCACCGCCTACCAGCTGGCCGGTCGCCGCGATCAGGCCAAAGGCGCCTACGAGAAGTTTCTGGAGATCGAGCCCGAAGGCCAGAGCGCCGACGAGGTCCGCGCCATCCTTGAGTCGCAGTTCTAA